The Sulfurimonas hydrogeniphila genome includes a window with the following:
- a CDS encoding ribbon-helix-helix protein, CopG family, with translation MKKAINIRMDETLLADLDSYAQELERSRTYIIEKAVSTYFDTLDEMISDTRTDELKAGKTEVYSLEELAQRLGLN, from the coding sequence ATGAAAAAAGCTATAAATATAAGAATGGATGAAACATTATTAGCAGATTTGGATTCTTATGCTCAAGAACTTGAGCGTTCTCGTACATATATCATTGAGAAAGCTGTAAGCACTTATTTTGACACACTTGACGAGATGATTTCTGATACACGAACTGATGAGCTTAAAGCTGGAAAAACTGAAGTTTACTCTCTGGAAGAGCTTGCACAAAGACTTGGACTTAATTAA
- a CDS encoding beta strand repeat-containing protein — protein MLETAASQPNNVDSIRLENMATFSLNVLASGVSPVEATAQLDTITADPTTITAAEDAVITPTQTTQTVTTTIETAVPTPDTTPPTMASATVNSDGDIVITYNENVGGSLAEASDFVVTVDGATDAVLNASVDRYIVTLTMATKISGASTVNSIVYTAANGTPNSIQDVASNAAATQTLTTITNYSSYLTAAEAQAAYDFDNGATYLVADTAANLANPAVISAAALGQATDIGVTDTGTVTAADLNTIDNATTATISANSVTGVTGTSTEVITLLNSIITLNGSEAITLTDAANSTILAADLSAIDAATGAVTITNSVIIDGTADGASTADFIDVSGITFTSGSVTINGNDGNDSIIGGSEADIIDGGTGNDIIRGGAGVDTITGGADNDTLVVLGAIASGDYTAADVTTGTGAYALGLTDTIVAGVATSDSGVDGTGETYDGGAGTDSIEIWGAADLTYATISNINAINTHSDLTISATQLQTLFTQNSSATDLNLLDPNSTVNIIGLTSAMGMSLLDQFQAGIDPTDPALLAGAPTIAFNMYTYDPNNAVSYTIKPNDMYDISSITTDTLTDAAGENSVMTADGTTLITVNADDGDDIVIIGAMSSTVTVDGGTGTDILLFTDSNGATDNLDAVTNVEIISLGDATTAITTVDTLVANGASLILDASNLTAGQTLTFDGSAELDGTFTIEGGADADTITGGALNDTITGGAGNDTFNINAGTDTITDLSASDNLVIASGATANANVSANWTATTATQNLGGAAVNANLAVADTVTTVDLSAATVTTASTDGFRISATNDTAAVTITGSTGDDTIIADNADTTNGATITGGAGNDTITLGAGVDTVNVDAGIDSINGIAGNDVLTIASGATANANVSANWTATTATQNLGGAAVNANLAVADTVTTVDLSAATVTTASTDGFRISATNDTAAVTITGSTGDDTIIADNADTTNGATITGGAGNDTITLGAGADTIQIAFGGEGTDVINSFTVAEDIIDFTGTTDVVNVTNSGTLQAVISNNDGTDDAITANSGLVIINNGDAGTGNATSLSTADVATYLAAIDVDAAEDHVDYENTNSVIYLAVSDGTDTAIFKADASGNSDIVIDAAELTLIATLTGIADAGTLTAADFVDFV, from the coding sequence ATGCTTGAGACTGCAGCATCACAACCAAATAATGTTGACAGTATTCGACTTGAAAACATGGCTACTTTTTCACTTAATGTTCTTGCTTCTGGTGTTTCTCCGGTAGAGGCAACAGCACAATTAGATACCATTACAGCTGATCCGACTACAATTACAGCAGCTGAAGATGCTGTAATTACACCAACACAAACAACTCAAACTGTAACAACCACAATAGAAACAGCAGTCCCTACACCGGACACAACACCACCGACAATGGCATCGGCAACCGTCAACAGTGATGGTGATATAGTAATCACGTATAATGAAAATGTAGGAGGCTCTCTAGCAGAAGCGAGTGATTTTGTTGTTACTGTTGATGGGGCTACCGATGCAGTCCTAAATGCAAGTGTAGATCGTTATATCGTAACACTTACCATGGCAACAAAAATTTCAGGTGCTTCCACAGTGAACAGTATTGTTTATACTGCTGCAAATGGTACACCAAACTCCATTCAGGATGTAGCTTCAAATGCAGCAGCTACACAAACTTTAACAACTATTACAAATTACTCATCTTATTTAACTGCAGCAGAAGCCCAAGCAGCTTACGATTTTGACAATGGAGCTACCTACCTTGTCGCCGATACGGCAGCAAATCTTGCCAATCCTGCTGTTATATCTGCAGCAGCACTCGGACAAGCTACAGATATAGGAGTAACAGATACAGGAACAGTTACCGCTGCAGATCTTAATACAATAGATAATGCAACAACAGCTACCATTAGTGCAAATAGCGTGACTGGTGTGACTGGTACTTCAACTGAGGTAATTACGCTTCTTAATTCTATCATTACTCTAAATGGTAGTGAAGCTATTACACTTACAGATGCTGCTAATTCAACAATATTGGCTGCAGATTTATCAGCCATAGATGCTGCTACTGGGGCGGTAACAATTACAAATTCAGTAATTATTGACGGAACTGCAGACGGTGCAAGCACAGCAGACTTCATAGATGTCAGTGGAATTACATTTACATCAGGAAGTGTAACTATTAACGGTAACGATGGGAATGACAGTATTATAGGCGGAAGTGAAGCTGATATCATTGACGGTGGTACAGGGAATGACATCATTCGTGGTGGTGCTGGAGTTGACACTATAACTGGTGGTGCAGATAATGATACTCTTGTTGTACTTGGTGCTATAGCTTCGGGTGACTATACAGCAGCTGATGTAACAACAGGAACAGGTGCTTATGCACTTGGACTTACAGATACAATAGTAGCAGGTGTAGCGACAAGTGATTCTGGAGTTGACGGGACTGGTGAAACGTATGACGGTGGAGCAGGCACAGATAGCATAGAAATTTGGGGTGCAGCGGATTTAACATATGCTACGATTAGCAATATCAATGCAATCAATACACACTCAGACCTGACCATTTCAGCAACACAATTACAAACACTTTTCACTCAAAATAGCAGTGCAACGGATTTAAACTTACTTGACCCTAATTCAACTGTAAATATAATAGGATTGACATCGGCTATGGGAATGTCGTTATTAGATCAGTTTCAAGCAGGTATTGACCCTACTGATCCGGCATTATTAGCAGGTGCACCGACTATAGCTTTTAACATGTACACATATGATCCGAATAACGCTGTTTCTTATACAATCAAGCCTAATGATATGTATGATATTAGTAGTATCACAACAGACACCTTAACAGATGCAGCAGGAGAAAACTCTGTAATGACTGCTGATGGAACAACACTAATAACTGTTAATGCAGATGATGGTGATGATATCGTAATTATAGGGGCAATGAGCTCTACTGTAACAGTTGATGGAGGCACAGGAACTGACATCTTGCTCTTTACAGATTCAAATGGCGCAACAGATAACTTAGATGCTGTCACAAATGTTGAAATAATATCACTTGGAGATGCAACAACTGCAATAACGACTGTTGATACACTTGTAGCAAACGGAGCTTCTTTAATCCTTGATGCTTCTAATCTAACTGCCGGACAAACCTTAACTTTTGACGGCTCTGCCGAACTAGATGGTACTTTCACTATAGAAGGCGGTGCTGATGCAGACACTATAACAGGCGGTGCATTAAATGATACTATAACTGGTGGTGCAGGGAATGACACTTTTAATATAAATGCGGGAACTGATACTATAACAGATTTAAGTGCTTCTGATAATTTAGTTATTGCTTCAGGAGCTACAGCAAATGCAAATGTAAGCGCAAATTGGACAGCTACAACTGCAACTCAAAACCTTGGTGGTGCTGCTGTTAATGCCAACCTAGCTGTGGCTGACACTGTAACAACGGTTGATTTATCTGCTGCAACAGTAACTACTGCATCAACGGATGGATTTAGAATAAGTGCAACAAATGACACAGCTGCTGTTACAATTACAGGTTCTACCGGTGATGATACTATTATTGCCGATAATGCCGATACAACAAATGGTGCTACTATCACAGGTGGTGCAGGTAATGATACTATCACGCTTGGTGCTGGTGTAGATACGGTCAATGTAGATGCAGGTATAGATAGCATCAATGGGATAGCTGGTAATGATGTTTTAACTATTGCTTCAGGAGCTACAGCAAATGCAAATGTAAGCGCAAATTGGACAGCTACAACTGCAACTCAAAACCTTGGTGGTGCTGCTGTTAATGCCAACCTAGCTGTGGCTGACACTGTAACAACGGTTGATTTATCTGCTGCAACAGTAACTACTGCATCAACGGATGGATTTAGAATAAGTGCAACAAATGACACAGCTGCTGTTACAATTACAGGTTCTACCGGTGATGATACTATTATTGCCGATAATGCCGATACAACAAATGGTGCTACTATCACAGGTGGTGCAGGTAATGATACTATCACGCTTGGTGCTGGTGCGGATACGATCCAAATCGCATTTGGTGGTGAAGGTACAGATGTTATAAATAGCTTTACAGTAGCAGAAGATATCATAGACTTTACAGGTACCACTGATGTAGTAAATGTAACTAATTCAGGAACACTGCAAGCGGTTATATCCAATAATGATGGTACTGATGATGCTATTACTGCAAATAGTGGATTAGTAATAATTAATAATGGAGATGCTGGTACAGGTAATGCTACTTCTCTTTCTACTGCGGATGTCGCTACTTATTTAGCAGCTATAGATGTGGATGCTGCGGAAGATCATGTTGATTATGAGAATACTAACTCAGTAATTTATCTAGCTGTTTCAGATGGAACAGATACAGCTATATTTAAAGCTGATGCAAGTGGAAATAGTGATATTGTTATTGATGCAGCTGAGCTTACATTGATAGCTACACTTACAGGTATAGCGGATGCAGGTACATTGACTGCAGCAGACTTCGTTGACTTTGTTTAA